From the genome of Paracoccus seriniphilus, one region includes:
- the rlmB gene encoding 23S rRNA (guanosine(2251)-2'-O)-methyltransferase RlmB has product MAENSGRNRKPTWVIDKERARRAAAAETVWLFGLHAVRDALQNPSREKLRLVVTRNAVDRLGDLHGMTPEITDPRVFGKTVPLAPDSVHQGAALEVRPLKWGSLSEVALREAPGEQRPLLVALDRVTDPHNIGAVLRSAEVFGARAVIAPSRHSAPETGALAKTASGALERQPYLRVPNLAEALNQLKNMGFILIGLDGQAEQTLPQVLSDLSGRAICLVMGAEGPGMRELTTKSCDHLARIPFAADFGSLNVSNAAAVALYAAANG; this is encoded by the coding sequence ATGGCTGAAAATTCGGGCAGGAACAGAAAACCCACATGGGTCATCGACAAGGAGCGCGCGCGCAGGGCTGCGGCGGCAGAGACTGTCTGGCTGTTCGGCCTGCATGCTGTTCGTGACGCCTTGCAGAATCCCTCGCGCGAGAAACTGCGGCTTGTGGTGACGCGCAACGCGGTGGACCGTCTGGGTGATCTGCATGGCATGACGCCGGAAATTACCGATCCCCGCGTGTTCGGGAAAACAGTTCCGCTTGCGCCCGACAGCGTCCATCAGGGGGCGGCACTTGAGGTGCGGCCGCTGAAATGGGGCAGCCTGAGCGAGGTGGCGCTGCGCGAAGCCCCCGGAGAGCAGCGGCCGCTGCTTGTCGCGCTGGACCGTGTGACCGACCCGCATAACATCGGTGCGGTGTTGCGCTCGGCCGAGGTCTTCGGGGCCCGGGCCGTGATTGCACCTTCGCGTCATTCCGCGCCCGAAACCGGGGCCCTGGCAAAAACCGCTTCCGGTGCGCTGGAACGGCAGCCCTATCTGCGCGTGCCCAATCTGGCCGAGGCGCTGAACCAGCTCAAGAACATGGGCTTCATCCTCATCGGGCTGGACGGGCAGGCAGAGCAGACCTTGCCGCAGGTTCTGAGTGATCTCTCGGGCCGGGCGATCTGTCTGGTGATGGGCGCCGAGGGGCCGGGCATGCGCGAATTGACGACAAAGAGCTGTGATCATCTGGCGCGCATTCCCTTCGCGGCGGATTTCGGGTCGCTGAATGTTTCCAATGCAGCAGCGGTGGCTCTCTATGCTGCGGCGAACGGCTAA
- a CDS encoding CoA-binding protein, with product MNLELDEDTDIANIARTVKVIAMVGASPKEARPSWGVARFLQAQGYRVIPVNPGHAGSTILGEKVHGHLSEIPPEAGVQMVDIFRRSEAVAGIVEEALDCLPDLKVIWTQLGVRDDEAAEQARARGITVIQNRCPKIEFPRYL from the coding sequence ATGAATCTCGAACTTGATGAAGACACGGACATTGCCAATATCGCCAGGACCGTGAAGGTCATCGCGATGGTCGGGGCGTCACCCAAAGAGGCGCGCCCCAGCTGGGGCGTGGCCCGATTCCTGCAGGCACAAGGCTATCGTGTCATCCCGGTCAATCCCGGTCATGCAGGCTCGACCATCCTCGGAGAGAAGGTCCATGGCCATCTGTCCGAAATTCCCCCCGAGGCCGGGGTTCAGATGGTTGATATCTTCCGTCGGTCGGAAGCTGTTGCAGGGATCGTCGAAGAGGCGCTGGACTGCCTGCCCGACCTCAAGGTGATCTGGACGCAACTGGGCGTGCGTGATGATGAGGCGGCAGAGCAGGCCAGAGCGCGCGGCATCACGGTCATTCAGAACCGCTGTCCAAAGATCGAGTTCCCCAGATATCTGTAA
- a CDS encoding Hint domain-containing protein: MATMVGSGFHLNAALGVGGTAAEGTVLTASNLGQFIDIQTDGTIQPNNGSIDIGDSFVVDTDRDGDFSDEAATTQVDNDRYVSSTFTYADGSTSTGTLELITLSDGSQAILVNEDAAAGINAASDQIQSITLGRFSTGFDNFYNQRQYMNEITNSVVCFCEKTLVKTPTGERQISSLVAGDDVVTVRDGVQKIVWIGRRKLSTAELVASPHLRPIRISAGALGEGVPHSDLLVSPQHRILIASRIAERMFGQREIFVPAIKLVEAEGIEQVASFAPVTYVHMLFEAHQIVFANGAPAESLYTGVQALKALPEMARREIFEIFPELETAGQGASPAHLTIRKQAQVSKLLARHKRNHKQLVLLES, translated from the coding sequence ATGGCAACGATGGTAGGTAGCGGATTCCACCTGAACGCAGCGTTAGGTGTTGGAGGAACTGCCGCTGAAGGTACCGTGCTGACCGCCAGCAACCTTGGCCAGTTCATCGATATCCAGACGGATGGCACCATTCAGCCGAATAACGGATCAATTGATATCGGGGACAGTTTTGTCGTTGATACCGACCGTGACGGCGATTTCTCGGACGAAGCCGCAACCACGCAGGTAGACAATGACCGTTATGTCAGCTCGACATTCACCTATGCCGACGGTTCCACGTCGACTGGAACCCTGGAACTGATCACCCTGTCGGATGGCTCGCAGGCCATCTTGGTAAACGAAGATGCGGCTGCAGGTATCAATGCAGCATCTGACCAAATCCAATCCATCACGCTTGGCCGATTCAGCACCGGATTTGATAACTTCTACAATCAACGACAATACATGAACGAGATCACGAACTCGGTCGTGTGCTTTTGCGAAAAAACACTGGTCAAAACGCCGACCGGCGAACGACAGATCAGTTCTTTGGTTGCGGGCGATGATGTCGTGACAGTCCGAGACGGCGTGCAAAAGATCGTCTGGATTGGCAGGCGCAAGCTGTCGACTGCTGAACTTGTGGCCTCACCGCATCTGAGACCGATTCGCATCAGTGCTGGCGCATTGGGAGAGGGCGTCCCGCATTCCGACCTCCTGGTTTCGCCGCAGCATCGCATTCTAATCGCGTCAAGGATAGCCGAGCGGATGTTCGGGCAACGAGAGATCTTTGTCCCGGCAATCAAGCTGGTCGAAGCAGAGGGTATCGAGCAAGTGGCTTCATTCGCCCCTGTCACCTATGTTCACATGCTGTTTGAGGCGCATCAGATCGTCTTCGCTAATGGCGCGCCGGCCGAAAGCCTTTACACCGGCGTTCAGGCGCTGAAGGCGCTGCCCGAAATGGCGCGCAGGGAGATTTTCGAGATTTTTCCCGAACTGGAAACCGCGGGTCAGGGCGCATCTCCTGCACATCTCACGATTCGGAAACAGGCGCAGGTGAGCAAGCTTTTGGCCAGGCATAAGCGGAACCACAAACAACTGGTTCTCTTGGAGAGTTAG
- a CDS encoding sarcosine oxidase subunit alpha family protein, giving the protein MKHTPPFRLPKGGRLIDRAFQIPFQFDGRSLRGLQGDTLASALLSNGQMMMGRSFKYHRPRGPVASGAEEPNALFGLGQGGRFEPNQRATTTSLVPGMTLRSQNCWPSLDADIGAVNNWLSPLLPAGFYYKTFIHPRPFWKHVFEPIIRHSAGLGAAPTDPDPDLYEQAYGHADLVVVGGGIAGLEAARAAADKGQQVIVLEQNPVWGGRTPVDHHDGQALIDELLADLQARDNVTLRRNTMATGLYDHGYLLAREALADHDPDQGIPRQRLWRIRTAHVVVATGALERPISFACNDVPGVMLASAVRDFITDYGVAPGQRIVVVTNNDDAYRTALTAQAAGLDVAAIVDARFAADGDLPQAARAQNIPVLTGTAIAKVKGSRHVEGVVLCDQSGAGKPTGAIDCDVVAMSGGWSPVVHLWSHCGGKLIWDEAQAMFRPNPERPPLGANGQGNASAVGAANGDLRCAGTLERREGPTMPVWCMPQEAPYKLRAKMWLDYQNDVKVSDVELAAREGYASVEHTKRYTTLGMATDQGKVSNINGLAVLSKALGQKIPATGTTTFRPPYTPLTLATIAGDARGEAFQPLRKTPMHDWHEGHGASWEPVGQWRRPYCYPAAGEDRHAAVQREILAVRRSVGTLDASTLGKIIVKGPDAGRFMDMMYTNMMSSLPVGRCRYGLMCNENGFLMDDGVVARLSEDTWLCHTTTGGAEHIHAHMEDWLQCEWWDWQVYTANVTEQWAQIAVAGPKSRELLMRLADDGFDLSQEALRFMSWASGQIAGIPARVYRISFSGELSYEISVPAGRGLELWEKLHEVGRDLGVTPYGTEAMHVMRAEKGFIMIGDETDGTIIPQDLGLGWAISKKKSDYIGKRAQARSHMTDRSRWQLVGLESLDGRVIPDGAYAVDEGVNANGQRKMQGRVTSSYHSPTLDRPIAMALVRHGPERMGQVLEFPLPSGEVLKGRIVDPVFYDKEGSRLNG; this is encoded by the coding sequence ATGAAACACACGCCTCCTTTCCGCCTGCCCAAGGGTGGCCGCCTGATCGATCGCGCGTTTCAGATTCCCTTCCAGTTCGACGGACGGTCGTTGCGCGGCCTGCAAGGGGACACGCTGGCCTCGGCATTGCTGTCCAACGGCCAGATGATGATGGGCCGGTCGTTCAAATATCACCGCCCGCGCGGCCCTGTCGCCAGTGGTGCCGAGGAACCCAACGCCCTGTTCGGGCTGGGGCAGGGCGGACGGTTCGAACCCAACCAGCGGGCTACCACGACCTCGCTGGTGCCGGGAATGACCCTGCGCAGCCAGAATTGCTGGCCTTCGCTGGACGCTGATATCGGCGCTGTGAACAACTGGCTGTCGCCCCTGCTGCCGGCGGGCTTCTATTACAAGACCTTCATTCATCCGCGGCCCTTCTGGAAACATGTGTTCGAACCGATCATCCGCCACAGCGCGGGGCTGGGCGCGGCACCGACCGATCCCGATCCCGATCTCTACGAACAGGCCTATGGTCATGCCGATCTGGTCGTCGTGGGTGGCGGAATCGCGGGCCTCGAGGCTGCCAGAGCGGCAGCAGACAAGGGGCAGCAGGTCATCGTGCTGGAACAGAACCCCGTCTGGGGTGGGCGTACGCCGGTCGATCACCATGACGGTCAGGCCCTGATCGATGAATTGCTGGCCGATCTCCAAGCGCGTGACAATGTCACCCTGCGCCGCAACACCATGGCGACCGGGCTCTACGATCACGGCTATCTGCTGGCGCGCGAGGCACTGGCCGATCACGATCCTGACCAGGGCATTCCACGCCAGCGTCTGTGGCGGATCCGCACGGCACATGTTGTCGTGGCGACCGGGGCGCTGGAACGGCCGATCAGCTTTGCCTGCAACGATGTGCCCGGTGTGATGCTGGCCTCGGCCGTGCGGGACTTCATCACTGATTACGGCGTGGCGCCGGGCCAGCGTATCGTGGTGGTCACCAACAATGACGACGCCTATCGGACCGCGTTGACAGCGCAGGCTGCGGGACTGGATGTTGCCGCCATTGTCGATGCCCGCTTCGCCGCCGATGGTGATCTGCCACAGGCCGCCCGGGCGCAGAATATCCCGGTTCTGACCGGCACCGCCATTGCCAAGGTCAAGGGCAGCCGCCATGTCGAGGGCGTGGTGCTGTGCGATCAGTCCGGGGCAGGCAAGCCGACCGGCGCGATAGATTGCGATGTTGTTGCCATGTCGGGCGGCTGGTCTCCGGTTGTCCATCTGTGGAGCCATTGCGGCGGCAAGCTGATCTGGGATGAGGCGCAGGCGATGTTCCGGCCCAATCCTGAACGTCCGCCTCTGGGCGCGAATGGCCAGGGCAATGCCAGCGCGGTCGGGGCCGCGAATGGCGACCTGCGCTGCGCAGGCACGCTGGAACGGCGTGAAGGCCCGACGATGCCCGTCTGGTGCATGCCGCAAGAGGCTCCCTACAAGCTGCGCGCCAAGATGTGGCTGGATTACCAGAATGATGTGAAGGTCAGCGACGTCGAACTGGCCGCCCGTGAAGGCTATGCCAGCGTCGAACATACCAAGCGCTATACGACACTGGGGATGGCGACGGATCAGGGCAAGGTCAGCAATATCAACGGGCTTGCGGTTCTGTCCAAGGCGCTCGGGCAGAAAATTCCCGCGACCGGCACCACGACCTTCCGCCCGCCCTATACGCCGCTGACCCTTGCCACGATTGCAGGTGATGCGCGGGGCGAGGCGTTCCAGCCTCTGCGCAAGACCCCGATGCATGACTGGCATGAGGGACATGGTGCCTCATGGGAGCCCGTAGGTCAGTGGCGTCGGCCCTATTGCTATCCCGCAGCGGGCGAGGATCGCCATGCTGCCGTTCAGCGCGAAATTCTGGCGGTTCGTCGCAGCGTGGGAACGCTGGACGCCTCGACCCTTGGCAAGATCATCGTCAAGGGGCCGGATGCCGGGCGTTTCATGGACATGATGTATACCAACATGATGTCCAGTCTGCCGGTCGGGCGCTGCCGCTATGGGCTGATGTGCAATGAAAACGGCTTCCTGATGGATGATGGTGTCGTTGCGCGCCTGTCCGAGGACACATGGTTGTGTCACACCACCACTGGTGGCGCTGAACATATCCACGCGCATATGGAAGACTGGCTGCAATGCGAATGGTGGGACTGGCAGGTCTATACCGCCAATGTCACCGAGCAATGGGCGCAGATCGCCGTTGCCGGACCGAAATCGCGCGAACTGCTGATGCGGCTGGCGGATGACGGTTTTGATCTCTCGCAAGAGGCGCTGCGCTTCATGTCATGGGCGTCGGGCCAGATTGCCGGCATTCCGGCGCGCGTCTATCGGATCAGTTTCTCGGGCGAGCTCAGCTATGAAATCTCGGTTCCGGCCGGGCGCGGGCTGGAGTTGTGGGAAAAGCTGCATGAGGTCGGACGCGATCTGGGCGTGACGCCCTATGGCACCGAGGCCATGCATGTGATGCGTGCCGAAAAAGGCTTCATCATGATCGGCGACGAGACCGACGGCACGATCATCCCGCAGGACCTGGGGCTTGGCTGGGCGATCTCGAAGAAAAAGTCGGATTATATCGGCAAACGGGCGCAGGCGCGCAGCCATATGACCGACCGCTCGCGTTGGCAGCTGGTCGGTCTGGAAAGTCTGGACGGGCGTGTGATTCCCGATGGTGCCTATGCCGTGGATGAGGGCGTAAACGCCAATGGGCAGCGCAAGATGCAGGGCCGCGTGACCTCCAGCTATCACTCGCCGACGCTGGACCGGCCGATCGCCATGGCACTGGTGCGCCACGGACCCGAACGCATGGGGCAGGTGCTGGAATTCCCATTGCCCTCGGGCGAGGTGTTGAAAGGGCGGATCGTCGATCCGGTCTTCTATGACAAGGAAGGGAGCCGTCTGAATGGCTGA
- a CDS encoding sarcosine oxidase subunit beta family protein, with the protein MPTAPRSGRYSVFAIAREALRQHQGWNRAWANPQPRDRYKVVIVGAGGHGLATAYYLGKNFGITDVAVIEKGWLGGGNTGRNTTIIRSNYLQDPSAAIYDKALKLYENLSQELNYNVMFSPRGVIMLAQTEHEVRGYKRTVYANNLQGVSTEWIEPARVKELVPIINLDGPRYPVLGGLYQARGGTARHDAVAWGYARACSDMGMHIIQNCEVTGVETEGGQVRAINTSKGRIGCEKLAMVVAGHSSQLAEMAGFRLPIESVALQALVSEPVKPCMDVVVMANTVHGYLSQSDKGEMVIGGGTDGFNNFTQRGSWHHVEETVRALVETFPMISRLKMLRQWGGIVDMTGDRSPILSTTPVKNIFVNCGWGTGGFKAIPGSGWAMAELVANGQPGPLAADFGLNRFREGRFIDESVAAGVAH; encoded by the coding sequence ATGCCGACTGCGCCGCGCTCAGGCCGCTATTCCGTTTTCGCCATTGCGCGCGAGGCGTTGCGTCAACATCAGGGGTGGAACCGCGCCTGGGCCAACCCTCAGCCCCGCGACCGCTACAAGGTGGTGATCGTGGGGGCTGGCGGACATGGTCTGGCCACCGCCTATTATCTGGGCAAGAACTTCGGCATCACCGATGTCGCGGTGATCGAGAAGGGCTGGCTGGGCGGTGGCAACACCGGACGCAACACCACGATCATCCGCTCTAACTATCTGCAGGATCCCTCGGCGGCGATCTATGACAAGGCGCTGAAACTGTATGAAAACCTGTCTCAGGAGCTGAACTATAACGTCATGTTCAGTCCGCGCGGGGTGATCATGCTGGCCCAGACCGAACATGAGGTCCGCGGCTACAAGCGCACGGTCTATGCCAACAACCTGCAGGGCGTCAGCACCGAATGGATCGAGCCAGCGCGCGTCAAGGAACTGGTGCCGATCATCAATCTTGACGGGCCGCGCTATCCGGTTCTGGGCGGGTTGTATCAGGCCCGTGGGGGCACGGCGCGCCATGATGCGGTGGCCTGGGGCTATGCGCGGGCGTGTTCGGACATGGGCATGCATATCATCCAGAACTGCGAGGTGACCGGGGTCGAGACCGAAGGCGGCCAGGTGCGAGCGATCAATACCTCCAAGGGGCGGATCGGTTGTGAGAAACTGGCCATGGTCGTGGCCGGTCATTCCAGCCAGTTGGCGGAAATGGCGGGCTTCCGGCTGCCGATCGAAAGCGTCGCGCTGCAGGCGCTGGTCAGCGAGCCGGTGAAGCCCTGCATGGATGTGGTGGTCATGGCCAACACCGTGCATGGCTATCTGTCGCAATCGGACAAGGGCGAGATGGTCATCGGTGGCGGCACCGACGGTTTCAACAATTTCACCCAGCGCGGCAGCTGGCACCATGTCGAGGAAACCGTTCGCGCGCTTGTCGAGACCTTCCCGATGATTTCCCGCCTCAAGATGCTGCGGCAATGGGGCGGTATCGTGGATATGACCGGGGACCGTTCGCCGATCCTGTCCACGACCCCGGTGAAGAACATTTTCGTCAACTGCGGCTGGGGCACCGGCGGCTTCAAGGCGATTCCCGGCTCGGGCTGGGCGATGGCCGAACTGGTGGCGAATGGCCAGCCCGGCCCGCTGGCCGCCGATTTCGGTCTGAACCGGTTCCGCGAAGGGCGCTTCATCGACGAATCGGTGGCCGCCGGCGTGGCCCATTAG
- a CDS encoding YHS domain-containing (seleno)protein: MKHFAFPLLFCLAAACPAAAENWAVGGYDVVAYSDRGHPVAGRSDIATLWNGKLWYFSSEENRARFEADPRGYAPAFDGLCPVGLSEGRQEAGDPDHFMVIGDRLYLMRSRNAEHRIRTRPRSILSRARKNWSGKR, from the coding sequence ATGAAACATTTCGCCTTTCCCCTGTTGTTCTGTCTGGCTGCCGCATGTCCCGCGGCGGCCGAGAACTGGGCGGTTGGTGGCTATGATGTGGTGGCCTATTCGGACCGTGGCCATCCCGTGGCAGGCCGAAGCGACATCGCGACCCTGTGGAATGGCAAGCTGTGGTATTTTTCCAGCGAGGAGAACCGCGCCCGCTTCGAGGCGGATCCGCGCGGCTATGCTCCGGCTTTTGATGGCCTGTGTCCCGTTGGTCTTTCGGAGGGGCGTCAGGAGGCGGGCGACCCCGATCATTTCATGGTCATTGGCGACCGGCTCTACCTGATGCGGTCAAGGAATGCCGAACATCGGATCAGGACCAGGCCGCGCTCAATCCTGTCCAGGGCGCGGAAGAACTGGTCAGGGAAACGCTGA
- a CDS encoding NAD(P)/FAD-dependent oxidoreductase, which yields MEHVDLAILGAGAAGLFCAGSALAQGRRVLVLDHAGKPAEKIRISGGGRCNFTNLATEPGRFVSANPRFSASALARFRPAQFVELVDRAGIAWHEKTQGQLFCDGKATQITHMLLRRMEGAELRLNCAVTGVRHGGDRFLVDTATGPVSAACVVVATGGKSIPKMGASGIGYDIARDFDLRCQETLPGLVPMTFAEQDLALCRPLAGVSVEARIRHGGATFKDALLFTHRGLSGPVILQISSFWRPGETLTVDLAPDVDIAGHLKRQRGEAGRIAVATALSRMLPERLAQAIAAELGLASARLADQPNKMLEKLAARINRWQLRPVGTEGYRTAEVTLGGVDTRELDAKTMQVRKVPGLHFIGECVDVTGWLGGYNFQWAWASADAAGRAALTG from the coding sequence ATGGAACATGTTGATCTCGCAATTCTTGGGGCCGGAGCAGCCGGATTATTCTGTGCAGGCTCGGCTCTGGCACAGGGGCGACGGGTTCTGGTCCTCGACCATGCAGGCAAACCGGCCGAAAAGATTCGGATTTCTGGAGGTGGGCGTTGCAACTTTACGAATCTGGCCACCGAGCCCGGACGCTTTGTTTCGGCCAATCCCCGTTTCAGTGCCAGCGCGCTTGCTCGCTTTCGCCCGGCACAATTCGTTGAACTGGTCGACAGGGCGGGAATCGCCTGGCACGAAAAGACGCAGGGACAATTGTTCTGTGACGGCAAGGCGACGCAGATCACCCATATGCTGCTGCGCCGGATGGAAGGCGCGGAACTGCGGCTGAATTGTGCGGTGACCGGGGTCCGCCACGGCGGCGACCGGTTTCTTGTGGACACAGCCACAGGGCCTGTCAGCGCGGCTTGCGTTGTTGTGGCCACCGGCGGGAAATCGATCCCGAAAATGGGTGCGTCGGGAATTGGTTATGATATTGCACGCGATTTCGATCTGCGATGTCAGGAAACCTTGCCGGGGCTGGTGCCAATGACATTTGCCGAACAGGATCTGGCGCTGTGTCGGCCCTTGGCCGGGGTGTCTGTCGAGGCGCGAATCCGCCATGGTGGCGCAACCTTCAAGGATGCATTGCTGTTTACGCATCGGGGCCTCAGCGGGCCGGTGATCCTGCAGATATCCAGCTTTTGGCGGCCCGGAGAGACATTGACAGTCGATCTGGCTCCGGATGTCGATATTGCCGGGCATTTGAAACGTCAGCGCGGCGAAGCCGGACGCATTGCCGTCGCCACGGCCTTGTCTCGGATGCTGCCCGAGCGGCTGGCGCAGGCAATCGCGGCAGAGCTTGGGCTGGCTTCGGCGCGCCTTGCCGATCAGCCCAACAAGATGCTGGAAAAACTGGCTGCGCGGATCAATCGCTGGCAGTTGCGTCCCGTCGGGACCGAGGGCTATCGCACTGCCGAAGTGACCCTGGGTGGCGTGGACACCCGCGAACTGGACGCGAAGACGATGCAGGTGCGCAAGGTTCCCGGCCTGCATTTCATTGGTGAATGTGTGGATGTGACCGGCTGGCTGGGTGGATATAATTTCCAGTGGGCCTGGGCGTCGGCCGATGCGGCAGGGCGTGCGGCCCTGACAGGCTGA
- a CDS encoding sarcosine oxidase subunit delta, with product MLALTCPCCGITAEESEFHPGGEAHLKRVGPGGADEEFEAYLFARKNPKGVHLERWRHSYGCGKWFHVARDTATLQVFGSYPAQTHEPPEAIVTTIRQTYPDWTFDRNAAE from the coding sequence ATGCTGGCCCTGACCTGTCCCTGTTGCGGCATCACTGCCGAAGAGTCCGAGTTCCACCCCGGAGGCGAGGCGCATCTGAAGCGCGTCGGGCCGGGTGGCGCGGATGAAGAATTCGAAGCCTATCTTTTCGCGCGCAAGAACCCCAAGGGCGTCCATCTGGAACGTTGGCGCCATTCCTATGGTTGTGGAAAATGGTTCCATGTCGCGCGGGACACCGCGACGCTGCAGGTCTTCGGCTCATATCCCGCCCAGACCCATGAGCCGCCAGAAGCCATCGTGACAACCATCCGCCAGACCTATCCTGACTGGACCTTTGATCGGAACGCTGCCGAATGA
- a CDS encoding superoxide dismutase, with protein MAFTLPDLPYAHDALAAGGMSKETLEFHHDIHHKAYVDNGNKLIAGTEWEGKSLEEIIKGTYQAGAVAQNGIFNNASQHWNHTQFWEMMGPNPGPMPGELEKALTESFGSVDKFKEEFAAAGAGQFGSGWCWLVKDADGSLKVTKTENGVNPLCFGQTALLGCDVWEHSYYIDFRNKRPAYLTNFLEKLVNWENVASRM; from the coding sequence ATGGCTTTTACCCTTCCCGATCTTCCTTATGCACATGATGCGCTGGCTGCCGGCGGCATGTCCAAGGAGACGCTGGAATTCCACCATGACATTCACCACAAGGCCTATGTCGACAATGGCAACAAGCTGATTGCCGGGACCGAGTGGGAAGGCAAGTCTCTGGAAGAGATCATCAAGGGCACCTACCAGGCCGGCGCCGTGGCGCAGAATGGCATCTTCAACAATGCCAGCCAGCATTGGAACCACACCCAGTTCTGGGAAATGATGGGCCCCAATCCCGGTCCGATGCCGGGCGAGCTGGAAAAGGCGCTGACCGAATCTTTTGGCTCGGTTGACAAGTTCAAGGAAGAATTCGCCGCTGCCGGTGCAGGCCAATTCGGCTCCGGCTGGTGCTGGCTGGTCAAGGACGCCGATGGCAGCCTGAAGGTGACCAAGACCGAAAACGGCGTGAACCCGCTGTGCTTTGGTCAGACCGCGCTGCTGGGCTGCGACGTGTGGGAACATTCCTATTACATCGACTTCCGCAACAAGCGTCCGGCCTATCTGACCAACTTCCTTGAAAAGCTGGTCAACTGGGAAAATGTCGCCTCGCGCATGTAA
- a CDS encoding sarcosine oxidase subunit gamma, producing MAEALATVSRVDGIGMISLRADPEQAGPVLSDVMGFAAPEARQITGSGDRRIGWMSPDEFLCLMPRGEVAQVLQALEQGLSQQHALAVDMSDARVIYDVTGPNADDVLAKLSPANLGALGPHELRRSRAAQTAAAFWRIDGGFRIIGFRSSADYLGLLLKNAALPGSYLAPR from the coding sequence ATGGCTGAGGCTTTGGCAACCGTCAGCCGTGTTGACGGCATTGGCATGATTTCGCTGCGCGCAGACCCGGAACAGGCGGGCCCGGTCCTGTCTGATGTCATGGGATTTGCCGCCCCTGAAGCGCGACAGATCACCGGAAGCGGAGATCGCCGGATCGGCTGGATGTCCCCGGACGAGTTCCTCTGCCTGATGCCCAGGGGAGAGGTTGCACAGGTGCTGCAGGCTCTGGAGCAGGGGCTGTCACAACAGCATGCGCTGGCCGTCGACATGTCGGATGCGCGGGTCATCTATGATGTCACCGGTCCCAATGCCGATGACGTTCTGGCCAAGCTGAGCCCGGCCAATCTGGGTGCATTGGGGCCGCATGAACTGCGCCGCAGCCGGGCGGCACAGACGGCGGCGGCATTCTGGCGGATTGACGGCGGTTTCCGGATCATCGGCTTCCGTTCCTCTGCCGACTATCTGGGTCTGCTCTTGAAAAACGCAGCCTTGCCGGGCAGTTATCTGGCGCCGCGATGA